Part of the Streptomyces antimycoticus genome, GAGCCCTGGGGCGAGGCGCTTGACTCGATCATGGCGTCGGGCGAGGCGGAGGGGCTGGTCAAGCCCACGCTGATCGTGCCGACCCCGAGCGGCCGCCCGTTCACCCAGGCCCTGGCTGTCGAGCTCGCCGAGCGCCCCTGGCTGGTCTTCACGCCCGCCCGCTACGAGGGCATCGACCGTCGGGTGATCGAGGAGTACAGCGAGCGGCTCGAGGTCCACGAGGTCTCGATCGGCGATTATGTGCTGGCCGGCGGCGAGGCCGCGGTGCTGGTGATCACCGAAGCGGTGGCCCGACTGCTGCCGGGTGTGCTGGGCAACGCCGAGTCGCATCGCGACGACTCCTTCGCCCCCGGCGCGATGGCCGACCTCCTGGAGGGGCCCGTCTACACCAAGCCCCCGGAGTGGCGCGGCCGCTCCATCCCGGAGGTGCTGATCAGCGGACACCACGGCAGGGTCGGCCGCTGGCGCCGCGACGAGGCGTTCCGCCGCACCAGCGAGAACCGCCCCGATCTGATCGAGCGCTGCGACCCGGCGACGCTCGACAAGCACGACCGCGCGCTCCTGGCCGAGCTGGGCTGGGAGGAACTGCCCGGCACCGGTGGGGACCGATTTGGGCGGCCGGGCCGGGCCGTGGAAGAATAGGCCGCTGCCGTACGTCCGGGTGTGCGCCCCTGCCACAGGGGGACCGACGCCCACCCGATGAGGGCGGCACTCCAAATCATCATCCGATATGCCGCTGATGACCTGTGGCATCAGCGAGGAAAGCAGACGATCATGTCTCACCTGCTCGACACCGTCGACTCCGCGTCGCTGCGCAGCGACATCCCGACCTTCCGCCCCGGCGACACGGTCAACGTCCACGTCCGCGTCATCGAGGGCAACCGCTCCCGTGTCCAGCAGTTCAAGGGCGTCGTCATCCGCCGCCAGGGCTCCGGTGTCCGCGAGACCTTCACCGTCCGCAAGGTGAGCTTCAGCGTCGGCGTGGAGCGCACCTTCCCGGTGCACACCCCGATCGTCGAGAAGATCGAGGTCGTCACCCGCGGCGATGTGCGCCGGGCGAAGCTGTACTACCTGCGCGACCTCCGCGGCAAGGCCGCCAAGATCAAGGAGAAGCGCGACAACTGATCGCGGCGATTTTGCGCGACTACTGAGCTACCGCCGGATCATCCGGCCGGGCCGGATAGGCTCTGGCCCGATGGACACCGAAGGACAGCTCGCGGAGCGCGACCGCTCCCGGGGCTCCGAGAAGGAGCGCGAGGAGCGGTCGCGCTCTTCGCGTGCTCCGGCGCGGGCCGGGGAGCCCTCGTCCGCCGGGCGGCTGCCGCAATGGCCGGCCGGCGGCGGGCGATGGCGGCGCGGGGCGCTGCTCGCGGCGGCCTGCGCCGCCATCGTGCTGCTGGTGAGCGGCTTTGTGCTGCAGCCGTTCCTGATCCCCAGCGGTTCGATGGAGAACACCCTCCGTCCCGGGGACCGGGTGCTGGTGAACAAGCTCGCCTACCGTTTCGGGGACGATCCGCGCCGCGGCGACGTTGTCGTGTTCGACGGAGCCGGTTCCTTCGGCGAGGAGGAGCCGTCCGGAAACCCGGTGACCGGTCTGCTGCGCAAGGCCGCCGCGGCGGTCGGGCTGGCCGAACCGGCCGAGTCCGACTACGTGAAGCGCGTGGTGGGCATCGGTGGTGACCGGGTCACCTGCTGCGACAAGCGGGGGAGGATCGAGGTGAACGGCCGGCCGGTGGACGAGCGCTATCTGCACCCCGGGGACAGCCCCTCGCGGGTGCCCTTCGACATCGTCGTGCCCGAGGGGCGGCTGTGGGTGATGGGCGACCACCGCGACGCCTCCCGGGACTCACGCGACTACCTGGGCGCACCGGGCGGGGGCACGGTCCCCGTCGACAAGGTGATCGGCCGCGCCGCATGGATCGGCTGGCCGTTCGGCCGCTGGTCCGGTGTGCCCCGTACGGACGCCTTCGCGGGCGTGCCCGCGGCGCCCGGCGCCATATCCTCCGACGCCCCCGGTGGTGCCCATGGGTAGCCGCGGGCGGCCTCGTGCCAAGGCGCGCCGGACGGTGGGTCCGCCCGCCGGTGTGGACACCACCCGTGCGCCGGGCGAGCGCCGGGTCGGCGGGCGCGCGGAGCGGCGCAGGATCCAGCGCCGTATCAAGCGCAGGCGGCGCCGTTCGGCCGTCAAGGAGATACCGATCCTGGTGGGCGTGGCGCTGGTGATCGCGCTCGTCCTGAAGACCTTCCTGGTGCAGGCGTTCGTCATTCCGTCCGGCTCGATGGAGCAGACCATCCGGATCGGCGACCGGGTGCTGGTGGACAAGTTCACCCCGTGGTTCGGCTCGAAGCCGGAGCGCGGCGATGTGGTGGTGTTCAAGGACCCCGGGGGCTGGCTGGATGACGAGCGCAAGCCCCCCAAGGACGACCCGCCGGTCATCAAGCAGGGCAAGGAGTTCCTGACCTTCATCGGCCTGCTGCCGTCCAGCGACGAGCAGGACCTGATCAAGCGGGTGGTCGCGGTGGGCGGCGACACCGTGGCGTGCTGCGATACGAACGGTAAGGTCACCGTCAACGGGACCCCGCTGAACGAGCCGTATCTGCACCCCGGGAACCCTCCGTCGCAGCGGCAGTTCAAGGTGACCGTCCCTCAGGGGCGGATGTTCGTCATGGGGGATCATCGGTCCAATTCGGCGGACTCCCGCGTCCATCTCGACGAGCCTTATCAGGGCACGGTCCCGGACAACATGGTGGTCGGCCGCGCCGTGGTGATCGCATGGCCGTTCGGGCATATGCGGCGGCTCGAGGAGCCGGACACCTACGCTTCCGTCAAGGACGCGCCGAGTGGGGCGACACAGGCCGAGGGCGCGGCGCATAGGCTGTCCTCCATGGATCAGCAAGGAATGGTCCAGCTCCCGACCCCTGCGGAACTCCCGCTCGTTATGGGAGTGGTGATCCTGCGCCGTTCGTGGGGCAGGCGGCAGTCAGGCGTGAGGAGTGGATGTGGGGGATTTGGCGGTCGGCGCACGATCCGGTCACGAAGAGCCCGAGAGGCAGCCCGGGGCGACGGGAGAGCACCCCACGGACGGGACGGACGAGGCGCCCGAAGCCGGTGTACCCACGGACAAGGCGGCTGCCCGCCCCAGGGCGTCGGACCCACACGGAGCCGATGGCGGGGGGGAACCCTCCGGCCCCCCGGACGGACCCGGCGCCACTGACCCGACCGGGCCCGAGGACGGGGCACCGGCGAAGCCGGGCCCCGGGATGCCCGGCGGGCCCGGGAAGCTCGGGAAGCCGAAGAAGGTGCGCTCCTTCTGGAAGGAGCTGCCGATCCTGGTCATCATCGCGCTGGCTCTGGCGCTGCTGATCAAGACCTTCCTGGTGCAGGCGTTCTCCATCCCGTCCGACTCCATGCAGAACACCCTGCAGCGGGGCGACCGGGTGCTGGTGGACAAGCTCACCCCGTGGTTCGGCTCCGAGCCGCAGCGCGGCGAGGTGGTCGTCTTCCACGACCCGGGCGGCTGGCTCGGCGAGACGCAGACGAGTGACTCCGGCCCGGTCGCCGAGGGCATCCAGAAGGCGCTCAGCTTTATCGGGCTGATGCCTTCGGCGGAGGAGAAGGACCTGATCAAGCGGGTCATCGCGGTCGGCGGGGATACCGTCTCCTGCAAGCGCGGCGGCAAGGTCGTGGTCAACGGCAAGCCGCTGGACGAGCCGTACATCTTCCCCGGGAACACCCCCTGTGACGAGAAGCCGTTCGGCCCGATCAAGGTGCCCGAGGGCCGGATCTGGGTGATGGGCGACCACCGCCAGGACTCCCTGGACTCCCGCTACCACCAGAACCTGAACAACGGCACGGTCTCGGTGGACGATGTCGTCGGGCGCGCGTTCGTCGTCGCCTGGCCGATCGACCGCTGGTCCACCCTGTCGGTGCCGGGCACCTTCGACCAGCCGGGTCTGGGCGCGGCCGCCGCGATGGCCCCCTCGGCCGTGGGGCTCGCGGGTGCGGTGCCGATCGTGCTGTGGCGCCGCCGCAGGCTGATCGCCAAGGTCCGGGCCGAGGCCGAGGCCCGGCCGGATCGGCTGACCGCCGACTGCTGACGGGGCTCGTACCGCCGGGTAAGGTGCGGTCCCGTGTGCCCCAGGGCACACGGAACCTGATCTTCTACGTCTGTTGCGTACGGCGGGAGCACTGGAATGAGCGGAGCCCAAGGGGTCGGGGGCGGCACACCGCGGCGTACGCCGGGCAGCGTGCTGTCCGGGGTGGCGGTGGCCCTCGGGTGTGTGCTGTTCCTCGGAGGTTTCGTCTGGGGCGCGGTGCTCTACAAGCCCTACACCGTCCCGACCGACTCCATGGCGCCGACGATCGCCAAAGGTGCCCGGGTGCTGGCGCAGCGGGTCGACGGCGGCGAGGTGCGCCGCGGCGACGTGGTGGTCTTCCGCGACCAGGTGTGGGGCGACCTGCCCATGGTGAAGCGGGTCATCGGGGTCGGCGGCGACCGGATCGAGTGCTGTGACAAGCAGGGCCGGCTGCGGGTCAACGGCAAGGTCTTCGAGGAACCGTATCTGCGCTCGGAGGAGCAGGCGTCCTCGACGGTCTTCGCCACCACCGTGCCCAAGGACCGGCTGTTCCTGATGGGCGACCATCGCAGCGACTCCCTCGACTCACGGGTGCATCTCACCGACGAGGCGGGCGGCGCCGTGGAGCGGGGCGCCGTGGACGCCCGGGTCGACGCCACCGCCTGGCCGCTGGGGTCCTGGGGCACCGTGGGGCGGCCCGATGCCTTCAAGGCGCTGCCGGGCGGGATCTCGCAGCCGGGGCCGCTGGGGCCGATCCTGATCGCGATCGTCACCGGAGCCGTGCTGATCCTGGTGGGCGCGGCCTACGGGCCCCTCGTCCGGCGCAGAGCGGGCGGCGGCGCGCGGCGGGACCAGGAGGCGAAGGGGAAGGTGGCCGCGCGTGGCTGAGGAGGCCGGCGAAGCCGGGCCGACCGGCACGGACGAGCGGCGGCTGCGGAAGGTCGCACGGGTGGTGCTGCTGGATCCGCAGGACCGCATCCTGCTGCTGCACGGCTTCGAGCCGGACGATCCGTCGTCGACGTGGTGGTTCACGCCGGGAGGCGGCCTGGAGGGCGAGGAGAGCCGAGAGCAGGCGGCGCTCAGGGAGCTCGCGGAGGAGACCGGGATCACCGATGTGCGGCTCGGTCCGCTGCTGTGGCGGCGGATCTGCTCCTTCCCGTTCGCCGGGCGGCGCTGGGACCAGGACGAGTGGTACTACCTGTGTCGTACCCAACAGACCACGGCACGGGCCGGCAGCGGGCTGACGGAGCTGGAGCGGCGCAGCGTGGCCGGGCTGCGGTGGTGGACGGCGGATGAGCTGGCCACGGCCACCGAGCCGGTGTACCCGACGCGGCTGCCGGAGCTGTTGCGTACGCTGCTCGTCGAGGGACCCCCGGGTGCACCGGTGATCCTGGAGACTGAGCGCGTCTGACGCACAATGGGGGGACGCACGGCTGAAGGGGAACATGCCATGAGCGCCGAGGACCTCGAGAAGTACGAGACCGAGATGGAGCTGAAGCTCTACCGGGAGTACCGCGATGTCGTCGGTCTGTTCAAATATGTGATCGAGACCGAACGCCGCTTCTATCTCACCAACGACTACGAGATGCAGGTGC contains:
- the rplS gene encoding 50S ribosomal protein L19, encoding MSHLLDTVDSASLRSDIPTFRPGDTVNVHVRVIEGNRSRVQQFKGVVIRRQGSGVRETFTVRKVSFSVGVERTFPVHTPIVEKIEVVTRGDVRRAKLYYLRDLRGKAAKIKEKRDN
- a CDS encoding NUDIX hydrolase — protein: MAEEAGEAGPTGTDERRLRKVARVVLLDPQDRILLLHGFEPDDPSSTWWFTPGGGLEGEESREQAALRELAEETGITDVRLGPLLWRRICSFPFAGRRWDQDEWYYLCRTQQTTARAGSGLTELERRSVAGLRWWTADELATATEPVYPTRLPELLRTLLVEGPPGAPVILETERV
- the lepB gene encoding signal peptidase I, encoding MPGGPGKLGKPKKVRSFWKELPILVIIALALALLIKTFLVQAFSIPSDSMQNTLQRGDRVLVDKLTPWFGSEPQRGEVVVFHDPGGWLGETQTSDSGPVAEGIQKALSFIGLMPSAEEKDLIKRVIAVGGDTVSCKRGGKVVVNGKPLDEPYIFPGNTPCDEKPFGPIKVPEGRIWVMGDHRQDSLDSRYHQNLNNGTVSVDDVVGRAFVVAWPIDRWSTLSVPGTFDQPGLGAAAAMAPSAVGLAGAVPIVLWRRRRLIAKVRAEAEARPDRLTADC
- the lepB gene encoding signal peptidase I — encoded protein: MDTEGQLAERDRSRGSEKEREERSRSSRAPARAGEPSSAGRLPQWPAGGGRWRRGALLAAACAAIVLLVSGFVLQPFLIPSGSMENTLRPGDRVLVNKLAYRFGDDPRRGDVVVFDGAGSFGEEEPSGNPVTGLLRKAAAAVGLAEPAESDYVKRVVGIGGDRVTCCDKRGRIEVNGRPVDERYLHPGDSPSRVPFDIVVPEGRLWVMGDHRDASRDSRDYLGAPGGGTVPVDKVIGRAAWIGWPFGRWSGVPRTDAFAGVPAAPGAISSDAPGGAHG
- the lepB gene encoding signal peptidase I: MGSRGRPRAKARRTVGPPAGVDTTRAPGERRVGGRAERRRIQRRIKRRRRRSAVKEIPILVGVALVIALVLKTFLVQAFVIPSGSMEQTIRIGDRVLVDKFTPWFGSKPERGDVVVFKDPGGWLDDERKPPKDDPPVIKQGKEFLTFIGLLPSSDEQDLIKRVVAVGGDTVACCDTNGKVTVNGTPLNEPYLHPGNPPSQRQFKVTVPQGRMFVMGDHRSNSADSRVHLDEPYQGTVPDNMVVGRAVVIAWPFGHMRRLEEPDTYASVKDAPSGATQAEGAAHRLSSMDQQGMVQLPTPAELPLVMGVVILRRSWGRRQSGVRSGCGGFGGRRTIRSRRAREAARGDGRAPHGRDGRGARSRCTHGQGGCPPQGVGPTRSRWRGGTLRPPGRTRRH
- the trmD gene encoding tRNA (guanosine(37)-N1)-methyltransferase TrmD, translated to MRLDVVTIFPEYLEPLNVSLVGKARARGQLDVRVHDLRDWTHDRHNTVDDTPYGGGPGMVMKPEPWGEALDSIMASGEAEGLVKPTLIVPTPSGRPFTQALAVELAERPWLVFTPARYEGIDRRVIEEYSERLEVHEVSIGDYVLAGGEAAVLVITEAVARLLPGVLGNAESHRDDSFAPGAMADLLEGPVYTKPPEWRGRSIPEVLISGHHGRVGRWRRDEAFRRTSENRPDLIERCDPATLDKHDRALLAELGWEELPGTGGDRFGRPGRAVEE
- the lepB gene encoding signal peptidase I; protein product: MSGAQGVGGGTPRRTPGSVLSGVAVALGCVLFLGGFVWGAVLYKPYTVPTDSMAPTIAKGARVLAQRVDGGEVRRGDVVVFRDQVWGDLPMVKRVIGVGGDRIECCDKQGRLRVNGKVFEEPYLRSEEQASSTVFATTVPKDRLFLMGDHRSDSLDSRVHLTDEAGGAVERGAVDARVDATAWPLGSWGTVGRPDAFKALPGGISQPGPLGPILIAIVTGAVLILVGAAYGPLVRRRAGGGARRDQEAKGKVAARG